A window of the Elusimicrobiales bacterium genome harbors these coding sequences:
- a CDS encoding GTP-binding protein — MAKAKFERNKPHVNVGTIGHVDHGKTTLTAALTKVLSKEGKSKEMAYAEIAKGGVVRDASKI; from the coding sequence ATGGCAAAAGCGAAGTTTGAGCGGAACAAACCGCATGTGAACGTGGGGACCATCGGGCATGTGGACCACGGCAAAACGACACTGACGGCGGCTCTGACGAAGGTGCTTTCCAAGGAAGGCAAGTCCAAAGAGATGGCCTACGCCGAGATAGCCAAGGGCGGCGTGGTGCGGGACGCTTCCAAGATAT
- the fusA gene encoding elongation factor G: MAREFPLDKVRNIGIIAHIDAGKTTTTERILYYTGRIYKVGEVHDGTATTDWMPQERERGITITAAATYATWLDCQINIIDTPGHVDFTAEVERSLRVLDGAVVVFDGVQGVEPQSETVWRQADKYNVPRIAYVNKMDRTGANFDHCVDSIHEKLGASAVPIQIPIGAEEGFTGVVDIVEMKAYVWSGSELGAAFSKTDIPAELAGRAAKTREYMIERIADYDENIMGRYLEGKHDFSVQEIRAAIRKGVLSAKFFPVVCGSSYKNKGVQPLLDAVCHYLPSPAEIAPVKGVSPDTGEPAERHHSDKEPFSALIFKIQTDPYVGKLSFFRVYSGTLNAGDSIYFPKKRATERVGRILRMHANKREEIKSLSAGDIAATVALKNAAVGVTICDQDRPVILESITFPEPVISIAIEPKSKEDEERMSNALARLAEEDQTFRVRTDEETAQTIISGMGELHLDIIVDRMRREFNVQANVGKPQVAYRETIRKAVEEEAKFIRQSGGRGQYGHVWMKLEPNESGKGFEFVDAIKQGKIPKEYIPAVEKGCREAMDGGALAGFQLVDVKATLFDGSFHEVDSSEIAFKIAGAMALRAGCKKASPALLEPIMKFEVLTPEENMGDVIGDLNSRRAKISEMGSRGNARFIRGTVPMSEMFGYATSVRSISQGRASFNLEPNCYEEVPGNIAKAVVEKRTAEAAAA; the protein is encoded by the coding sequence ATGGCCAGAGAGTTCCCGCTTGACAAAGTCCGCAACATCGGCATAATCGCCCATATAGACGCCGGTAAGACAACAACTACCGAGCGCATTCTGTATTATACCGGCCGCATCTACAAGGTCGGCGAGGTTCACGACGGCACCGCCACCACGGACTGGATGCCCCAGGAGCGTGAGCGCGGCATCACCATCACCGCCGCCGCCACTTACGCCACCTGGCTAGACTGCCAGATAAACATCATAGACACCCCCGGACACGTGGACTTCACCGCGGAGGTGGAGCGCAGCCTGCGCGTGCTGGACGGCGCCGTGGTGGTTTTTGACGGAGTGCAGGGCGTGGAGCCGCAATCCGAAACGGTGTGGCGCCAGGCGGACAAGTACAATGTCCCCCGCATCGCCTATGTCAACAAGATGGACCGCACCGGCGCTAATTTTGACCACTGCGTGGACAGCATCCATGAAAAGCTGGGCGCCTCCGCCGTGCCGATACAAATTCCCATCGGCGCGGAGGAGGGCTTCACCGGCGTGGTGGACATCGTGGAGATGAAGGCGTATGTGTGGAGCGGCTCCGAGCTGGGCGCCGCCTTCTCCAAAACCGATATTCCCGCCGAACTGGCCGGCAGGGCCGCCAAAACGCGCGAGTACATGATAGAGCGCATCGCCGATTACGACGAGAATATCATGGGCCGATACCTTGAGGGAAAGCACGATTTCTCCGTGCAGGAAATCCGCGCCGCCATACGCAAAGGCGTGCTGAGCGCGAAGTTCTTCCCGGTGGTGTGCGGCTCCTCCTATAAGAACAAGGGCGTGCAGCCGCTGCTGGATGCGGTGTGCCATTACCTGCCCTCGCCCGCGGAAATAGCTCCGGTGAAAGGCGTCTCGCCGGATACGGGCGAGCCGGCGGAGCGCCATCACAGCGACAAGGAGCCTTTCTCCGCGCTGATATTCAAGATTCAGACGGACCCGTATGTGGGAAAACTGAGCTTCTTCCGCGTCTATTCCGGCACGCTCAACGCGGGCGACAGCATTTACTTTCCCAAAAAACGCGCGACGGAGCGTGTGGGGCGCATACTGCGCATGCACGCCAACAAGCGCGAGGAAATAAAATCCCTCAGCGCGGGCGACATAGCGGCCACGGTCGCGCTTAAAAACGCGGCGGTCGGCGTAACCATATGCGACCAGGATCGTCCGGTCATACTGGAATCCATAACATTCCCTGAGCCGGTCATCTCCATCGCCATAGAGCCCAAGTCCAAGGAGGACGAGGAGCGCATGTCCAACGCGCTGGCCCGCCTGGCCGAAGAGGACCAGACCTTCCGCGTCCGCACGGACGAGGAGACGGCGCAGACCATCATCTCCGGCATGGGCGAGTTGCATCTGGACATCATCGTGGACAGAATGCGGCGCGAATTCAACGTGCAGGCTAACGTGGGCAAGCCGCAGGTGGCCTACCGCGAAACCATCCGCAAGGCGGTGGAAGAGGAAGCCAAGTTCATCCGCCAGAGCGGCGGGCGCGGCCAGTACGGACATGTCTGGATGAAGCTGGAGCCCAACGAGTCAGGCAAGGGCTTTGAGTTCGTGGACGCCATCAAGCAGGGCAAAATTCCCAAGGAATACATCCCCGCCGTGGAAAAAGGCTGCCGCGAGGCCATGGACGGCGGCGCGCTGGCGGGTTTCCAGCTGGTGGATGTGAAAGCCACGCTCTTTGACGGCTCGTTCCACGAGGTTGACTCGTCGGAAATCGCATTCAAAATAGCGGGCGCGATGGCGCTGCGCGCGGGCTGCAAAAAAGCCTCTCCCGCGCTGCTGGAGCCGATAATGAAATTCGAGGTCCTCACCCCCGAAGAGAACATGGGCGACGTGATAGGCGACCTCAATTCCCGCAGGGCGAAAATATCCGAGATGGGCAGCAGGGGCAACGCGCGCTTTATCCGCGGCACGGTCCCGATGTCGGAGATGTTCGGGTATGCGACGTCGGTTCGCTCCATCTCGCAGGGCAGGGCTTCGTTTAACCTAGAGCCCAACTGCTACGAAGAAGTGCCGGGCAACATAGCCAAAGCCGTGGTGGAAAAGCGGACGGCAGAGGCCGCGGCGGCCTAA
- the rpsG gene encoding 30S ribosomal protein S7 yields MPRKGLRPRERRAQASPDCKYSSALVTRLVNKMDHTGKKNAAERVVYGAMDIIREKSKEEPLAVLTRAIENVRPLLEVKARRVGGATYQVPCEVRPLRSGTLAMRWIMAAAQSRKGRPMSEKLAEELILASRKEGTAFKKREDTHKMAEANRAFAHYKW; encoded by the coding sequence ATGCCCAGAAAAGGTCTAAGACCCAGAGAACGTCGCGCCCAGGCATCGCCGGACTGCAAATACAGTTCCGCGCTGGTTACCCGGCTGGTTAACAAGATGGACCATACCGGCAAGAAAAACGCCGCCGAGCGCGTCGTCTACGGCGCGATGGACATCATCCGCGAAAAAAGCAAGGAAGAGCCGCTTGCCGTCCTGACCCGCGCGATAGAAAACGTGCGCCCGCTGCTGGAAGTCAAGGCGCGGCGCGTGGGCGGAGCCACCTACCAGGTTCCCTGCGAGGTGCGCCCGCTGCGCTCAGGCACGCTTGCCATGCGCTGGATAATGGCCGCCGCCCAGAGCCGCAAGGGCCGGCCCATGTCCGAGAAACTGGCTGAAGAGCTTATTCTCGCGTCGCGCAAAGAGGGCACCGCCTTCAAAAAGCGCGAAGATACCCATAAAATGGCGGAGGCGAACAGAGCGTTTGCCCATTACAAGTGGTAA
- the rpsL gene encoding 30S ribosomal protein S12, with protein MPTTNQLIRRGRKVQKSRTKAPALASCPQRRGVCTRVYTTTPKKPNSALRKVARVKLTSKAEVTAYIPGVGHNLQEHSIVLVRGGRVKDLPGVRYHIIRGALDAAGVENRRQGRSLYGVKRPKAGAAPAAPAK; from the coding sequence ATGCCCACAACAAACCAGCTTATCCGCCGCGGCAGAAAGGTGCAGAAGAGCAGGACCAAAGCGCCCGCTCTCGCCTCCTGCCCGCAGCGCAGGGGAGTATGCACCAGAGTCTACACCACCACGCCAAAAAAGCCCAACTCGGCTTTGCGCAAGGTGGCCCGCGTGAAGCTCACCTCTAAAGCCGAGGTTACGGCCTATATCCCCGGAGTGGGCCATAACCTCCAGGAGCACTCCATAGTGCTGGTGCGCGGAGGCCGCGTGAAGGATCTGCCGGGCGTCCGCTACCATATCATACGCGGCGCGCTGGACGCCGCCGGCGTGGAGAACAGGCGGCAGGGCCGCTCCCTCTACGGCGTAAAACGGCCAAAGGCAGGCGCGGCTCCGGCGGCGCCGGCCAAGTAG